Proteins co-encoded in one Rattus rattus isolate New Zealand chromosome 5, Rrattus_CSIRO_v1, whole genome shotgun sequence genomic window:
- the Spag4 gene encoding sperm-associated antigen 4 protein isoform X1, whose translation MRRSPRPGSAASSHNHTPNFYSENSNSSHSATSGDSNGRRSAGPELGEPEGRRARGSSCGEPALSSGVPGGDTWAGSSRPKLAPRSHNGQTACGAATVRGGASEPSGSPAVLEEQLNLLPILDLRQEMPPPPVSKSFLSLFFQVLSVFLSLVADGLVCVYREICSIRFLFTAVSLLSIFLAALWWGLLYLIPPLENEPKEMLTLSQYHHRVHSQGQQLQQLQAELSKLHKEVTSVRAAHSERVAKLVFQRLNEDFVRKPDYALSSVGASIDLEKTSSDYEDRNTAYFWNRLSFWNYARPPSVILEPDVFPGNCWAFEGEQGQVVIRLPGHVQLSDITLQHPPPTVAHTGGASSAPRDFEVFGLQADDDETEVFLGKFIFEVQKSEIQTFHLQNDPPSAFPKVKIQILSNWGHPRFTCLYRVRAHGVRISESAEDNATGVTGGPH comes from the exons ATGCGGCGGAGCCCCCGCCCAGGCTCGGCCGCATCCTCTCACAATCACACACCCAACTTCTACAGCGAGAACAGCAATAGTTCCCACAGCGCGACTTCGGGGGACAGCAATGGGCGCCGGTCCGCTGGGCCGGAGCTCGGGGAGCCGGAGGGCAGAAGGGCCCGGGGCTCCAGCTGTGGTGAGCCCGCCTTAAGCTCAGGAGTGCCCGGAGGAGACACATGGGCAGGAAGCTCTCGGCCGAAGCTGGCGCCTCGGAGCCACAATGGGCAGACCGCCTGTGGCGCGGCAACCGTGAGGGGCGGGGCCTCGG AACCGTCTGGGTCTCCTGCAGTCTTGGAGGAACAACTCAACCTTCTCCCGATCCTGGATCTGAGGCAGGAGATGCCTCCCCCGCCGGTGTCCAAGAGCTTCCTGA GCCTCTTCTTTCAGGTGCTCAGCGTGTTTTTATCCTTGGTAGCCGACGGGCTGGTCTGTGTGTACAG GGAAATCTGCTCCATCCGCTTCCTGTTCACCGCTGTGTCGCTCCTGAGCATTTTTCTGGCAG cacTCTGGTGGGGGCTCCTGTACCTGATCCCTCCTTTGGAGAAT GAGCCTAAGGAGATGCTGACTCTAAG CCAATACCACCACCGCGTGCACTCCCAGGGCCAGCAACTGCAGCAGCTCCAGGCAGAACTGAGTAAACTCCACAAGGAGGTGACCAGTGTTCGTGCAGCCCACAGCGAG agAGTGGCCAAGCTCGTGTTCCAGAGGCTGAATGAGGACTTCGTGCGCAAGCCTGACTATGCATTGAGCTCTGTGG GAGCCTCCATCGACCTGGAGAAGACATCCAGTGACTACGAGGACCGGAATACTGCCTACTTCTGGAACCGATTGAGCTTCTGGAACTACGCCCGCCCACCCTCTGTCATATTGGAG CCAGATGTGTTCCCTGGAAATTGCTGGGCTTTTGAAGGTGAGCAAGGCCAGGTGGTGATCCGACTGCCAGGTCATGTGCAGTTAAGCGACATCACCCTGCAGCACCCTCCACCCACTGTGGCACACACCGGAGGAGCCAGCAGTGCGCCCCGGGACTTCGAAGTCTTT GGGCTCCAAGCTGATGATGATGAGACTGAAGTGTTCTTGGGAAAATTCATCTTTGAAGTGCAGAAATCTGAAATTCAGACTTTCCACCTCCAG AATGACCCTCCATCTGCCTTCCCCAAGGTGAAGATTCAGATTCTAAGCAACTGGGGCCACCCACGCTTCACATGCTTATATCGAGTCCGTGCCCATGGTGTGCGGATCTCAGAGTCGGCAGAGGATAATGCCACGGGGGTCACAGGGGGACCCCATTAA
- the Spag4 gene encoding sperm-associated antigen 4 protein isoform X2, giving the protein MGRKLSAEAGASEPQWADRLWRGNQPSGSPAVLEEQLNLLPILDLRQEMPPPPVSKSFLSLFFQVLSVFLSLVADGLVCVYREICSIRFLFTAVSLLSIFLAALWWGLLYLIPPLENEPKEMLTLSQYHHRVHSQGQQLQQLQAELSKLHKEVTSVRAAHSERVAKLVFQRLNEDFVRKPDYALSSVGASIDLEKTSSDYEDRNTAYFWNRLSFWNYARPPSVILEPDVFPGNCWAFEGEQGQVVIRLPGHVQLSDITLQHPPPTVAHTGGASSAPRDFEVFGLQADDDETEVFLGKFIFEVQKSEIQTFHLQNDPPSAFPKVKIQILSNWGHPRFTCLYRVRAHGVRISESAEDNATGVTGGPH; this is encoded by the exons ATGGGCAGGAAGCTCTCGGCCGAAGCTGGCGCCTCGGAGCCACAATGGGCAGACCGCCTGTGGCGCGGCAACC AACCGTCTGGGTCTCCTGCAGTCTTGGAGGAACAACTCAACCTTCTCCCGATCCTGGATCTGAGGCAGGAGATGCCTCCCCCGCCGGTGTCCAAGAGCTTCCTGA GCCTCTTCTTTCAGGTGCTCAGCGTGTTTTTATCCTTGGTAGCCGACGGGCTGGTCTGTGTGTACAG GGAAATCTGCTCCATCCGCTTCCTGTTCACCGCTGTGTCGCTCCTGAGCATTTTTCTGGCAG cacTCTGGTGGGGGCTCCTGTACCTGATCCCTCCTTTGGAGAAT GAGCCTAAGGAGATGCTGACTCTAAG CCAATACCACCACCGCGTGCACTCCCAGGGCCAGCAACTGCAGCAGCTCCAGGCAGAACTGAGTAAACTCCACAAGGAGGTGACCAGTGTTCGTGCAGCCCACAGCGAG agAGTGGCCAAGCTCGTGTTCCAGAGGCTGAATGAGGACTTCGTGCGCAAGCCTGACTATGCATTGAGCTCTGTGG GAGCCTCCATCGACCTGGAGAAGACATCCAGTGACTACGAGGACCGGAATACTGCCTACTTCTGGAACCGATTGAGCTTCTGGAACTACGCCCGCCCACCCTCTGTCATATTGGAG CCAGATGTGTTCCCTGGAAATTGCTGGGCTTTTGAAGGTGAGCAAGGCCAGGTGGTGATCCGACTGCCAGGTCATGTGCAGTTAAGCGACATCACCCTGCAGCACCCTCCACCCACTGTGGCACACACCGGAGGAGCCAGCAGTGCGCCCCGGGACTTCGAAGTCTTT GGGCTCCAAGCTGATGATGATGAGACTGAAGTGTTCTTGGGAAAATTCATCTTTGAAGTGCAGAAATCTGAAATTCAGACTTTCCACCTCCAG AATGACCCTCCATCTGCCTTCCCCAAGGTGAAGATTCAGATTCTAAGCAACTGGGGCCACCCACGCTTCACATGCTTATATCGAGTCCGTGCCCATGGTGTGCGGATCTCAGAGTCGGCAGAGGATAATGCCACGGGGGTCACAGGGGGACCCCATTAA
- the Cpne1 gene encoding copine-1 yields the protein MAHCVTLVQLSVSCDHLIDKDIGSKSDPLCVLLQDVGGAWAELCRTERVRNCSSPAFSKTLQIEYHFETVQKLRFGIYDIDNKTPELGDDDFLGGAECSLGQIVSSQTLTLPLMLKPGKPAGRGTITVSAQELKDSRVVTMEVEARNLDKKDFLGKSDPFLEFFRQGDGKWHLAYRTEVVKNNLNPAWKRFSVSLQHFCGGDLNTPIQVRCSDYDSDGSHDLIGTFHTTLAQLQAVPAEFECIHPEKQQRKKSYKNSGTVCVKTCRVETEYSFLDYVMGGCQINFTVGVDFTGSNGDPSSPDSLHYLSPTGVNEYLTALWSVGSVVQDYDSDKLFPAFGFGAQVPPDWQVSHEFALNFNPSNPYCAGIQGIVDAYRQALPQVRLYGPTNFAPIINHVARFAAQAAQQRTASQYFVLLLLTDGAVTDVEATCKAVVEASKLPMSVIIVGVGGADFEVMEQLDADGGPLRTRSGEAAARDIVQFVPYRRFQNAPRETLAMTVLAEVPTQLVSYFKAQGWAPLKAPPAPAKGPAQAPQV from the exons ATGGCCCATTGTGTGACCTTGGTTCAGCTGTCCGTTTCCTGTGACCACCTCATTGACAAGGACATCGGCTCCAAGTCTGACCCACTCTGCGTCCTTTTACAGGATGTGGGAGGGGCCTGGGCTGAG CTTTGTCGGACTGAACGTGTTCGCAACTGCTCGAGCCCTGCATTCTCCAAGACTCTGCAGATAGAATATCACTTTGAGACTGTCCAGAAGTTACGCTTTGGAATCTATGACATAGACAACAAGACACCTGAGCTGGGGGATGATGACTTCCTAGGGGGAGCTGAATGCTCCCTAGGCCAG ATTGTGTCCAGCCAGACACTGACTCTACCCTTGATGTTGAAGCCTGGGAAACCTGCTGGACGGGGAACCATTACA GTTTCAGCTCAGGAGTTAAAGGACAGCCGTGTAGTAACCATGGAGGTGGAAGCTAGAAACCTAGATAAGAAG GACTTCCTAGGAAAATCTGATCCATTCTTGGAGTTCTTCCGGCAAGGTGATGGGAAGTGGCACCTGGCATATAGAACTGAG GTAGTCAAGAACAACCTGAACCCTGCGTGGAAGCGCTTCTCAGTGTCTCTTCAGCATTTCTGTGGTGGGGACCTCAACACACCCATCCAG GTGCGCTGCTCAGACTATGACAGTGATGGGTCACATGATCTCATCGGTACCTTCCACACTACCTTGGCCCAACTGCAAGCAGTCCCG GCTGAGTTTGAATGTATCCACcctgagaagcagcagagaaagaaaagctacaAGAACTCTGGAACTGTCTGTGTCAAGACTTGCCGG GTAGAGACAGAGTATTCCTTCCTGGACTATGTGATGGGAGGCTGCCAAATTAACTTTACT GTGGGTGTGGACTTTACTGGCTCCAATGGTGACCCATCCTCACCTGACTCCCTGCACTATCTGAGCCCTACAGGAGTCAATGAGTACCTGACCGCCCTGTGGAGTGTGGGCAGCGTGGTTCAAGACTATGACTC AGACAAGCTGTTTCCAGCATTTGGATTTGGAGCCCAAGTACCCCCTGATTGGCAG GTCTCGCATGAGTTTGCCTTGAACTTCAACCCCAGTAACCCGTACTGTGCAG GCATCCAGGGTATCGTAGACGCCTACCGTCAAGCACTTCCCCAAGTTCGTCTCTATGGCCCCACCAACTTTGCACCCATCATCAACCACGTGGCCAGGTTTGCAGCTCAGGCTgcacaacagaggactgcctcg CAATACTTCGTACTGCTGCTCTTGACTGACGGCGCTGTGACCGATGTGGAGGCCACGTGTAAGGCTGTGGTGGAAGCCTCAAAGCTGCCCATGTCGGTGATCATCGTGGGTGTGGGTGGTGCTGACTTTGAGGTCATGGAACAGCTGGATGCTGATGGCGGCCCACTTCGTACACGCTCTGGAGAAGCAGCTGCCCGAGACATAGTGCAGTTTGTGCCTTATCGACGATTTCAGAAT GCTCCACGGGAGACACTTGCAATGACCGTACTTGCAGAAGTGCCCACTCAGTTGGTTTCCTACTTCAAAGCCCAAGGTTGGGCCCCATTAAAggcacccccagccccagccaagGGCCCTGCACAGGCCCCACAGGTGTAG